One Panthera leo isolate Ple1 chromosome B1, P.leo_Ple1_pat1.1, whole genome shotgun sequence DNA window includes the following coding sequences:
- the STAR gene encoding steroidogenic acute regulatory protein, mitochondrial, which translates to MLLATFKLCAGSSYRHVRNMKGLRHQAVLAIGQELNRRALGGPTPGAWINQARRRSSLLGSQLEDTLYSDQELAYIQQGEEAMQKALGILSSREGWKKENQQANGDTVLSKVVPDMGKVFRLEVVVDQPMERLYEELVEHMEAMGEWNPNVKEIKVLQKIGKDTVITHELAAESAGNLVGPRDFVSVRCTKRRGSTCVLAGTATCFGEMPEQKGIIRGEHGPTCMVLRPLAGSPSKTKLTWLLSIDLKGWLPKTIINQVLSQTQVDFANHLRKHLESSPAPDARC; encoded by the exons ATGCTCCTAGCGACGTTCAAGCTGTGCGCTGGTAGCTCCTATAGACACGTTCGCAACATGAAGG gGCTGAGGCACCAAGCCGTGCTGGCCATCGGCCAGGAGCTGAACCGGAGGGCACTAGGGGGCCCGACCCCGGGTGCATGGATTAACCAGGCTCGGCGTCGGAGTTCTCTGCTTG GTTCTCAGCTGGAAGACACTCTCTACAGTGACCAGGAGCTGGCCTATAtccagcagggagaggaggccatGCAGAAGGCCCTGGGCATCCTCAGCAGCCGGGAGGGCTGGAAGAAGGAGAACCAGCAG GCAAATGGGGACACAGTACTGAGTAAAGTGGTCCCAGATATGGGCAAGGTGTTCCggttggaggtggtggtggaCCAGCCCATGGAGAGGCTTTATGAAGAGCTTGTGGAGCACATGGAAGCGATGGGAGAGTGGAACCCGAACGTCAAGGAGATTAAG GTCCTGCAGAAGATTGGAAAAGATACAGTCATCACCCACGAGTTGGCTGCAGAATCAGCAGGAAACCTCGTGGGGCCCCGGGACTTCGTGAGTGTGCGCTGCACTAAGCGCCGAGGCTCCACCTGCGTGCTGGCTGGCACGGCCACATGTTTCGGTGAGATGCCCGAGCAGAAAGGCATCATCAG AGGAGAGCATGGTCCCACTTGCATGGTGCTCCGTCCCCTGGCTGGAAGTCCCTCGAAGACCAAACTCACGTGGCTGCTCAGTATTGACCTCAAG GGATGGCTGCCAAAGACGATCATCAACCAGGTCTTATCACAGACCCAGGTGGACTTTGCCAACCACCTGCGCAAGCACCTGGAGTCCAGCCCCGCTCCTGACGCCAGGTGTTAA